From a region of the Castanea sativa cultivar Marrone di Chiusa Pesio chromosome 10, ASM4071231v1 genome:
- the LOC142611774 gene encoding LRR receptor-like serine/threonine-protein kinase ERL1 — translation MEKWVLLEWRRKKELSLCLCLIMPLLLFLCPTVSSLDDQGKALMSIKASLRNVANVLLDWDDLHNQDFCSWRGVFCDNASFSVLSLNLSNLNLGGEISPAIGDLRNLLSVDFQGNKLTGQIPDEIGNCVSLEHLDLSDNLLYGDIPFSISKLKQLEFLNLKNNQLTGPIPSTLTQIPNLKTIDLARNQLSGDIPRLLYWNEVLQYLGLRGNALTGTLSPDMCQLTGLWYFDVRGNNLTGTIPDSIGNCTSFEILDISYNQITGEIPFNIGFLQVATLSLQGNRLTGRIPEVIGLMQALAVLDLSENQLVGPIPPILGNLSYTGKLYLHGNKLTGPIPPELGNMSKLSYLQLNDNKLVGQIPAELGKLGQLFELNLANNELEGPIPSNISSCTALNQLNVHGNRLNGSIPLGFHNLESLTYLNISANNFKGWVPVELGHIINLDTLDLSGNNFSGPIPASVGDLEHLLTLNLSGNCLDGPIPAEFLNLRSIQIIDMSFNNLSGSIPPEFGQLQNIVTLILNNNNLCGEIPDQLTNCFSLATLNVSYNNLSGVVPPMRNFSRFSADSFIGNPLLCGNWLGSICGPYMPKSRALFSRAAVICLTLGLIALLSMVIVAIYKSNQPKLLTKGSIGTGQGTPKMVILRMDMAIHTFDDIMRITENLSEKYMIGYGASSTVYKCALKNSRPIAIKRLYNQYPNNLREFETELETIGSIRHRNVVSLHGYALSPFGNLLFYDYMENGSLWDMLHGSSKKVKLDWETRLRIAVGAAQGLSYLHHDCNPRIIHRDVKSSNILLDENFEPRLSDFGIAKCISTSKTHASTYVLGTIGYIDPEYARTSRLNEKSDVYSFGVVLLELLTGKKAVDNESNLHQLILSKADNNTVMEAVDPEVSVTCMDLSHVRKTFQLALLCTKRNPSERPTMHEVARVLVSLLPAPPRKACLDPPKTIDYAQFVIDKGQQQSKIQQQQVQHNNSSDAQWLVQFGEAISKNTL, via the exons ATGGAGAAATGGGTGTTGTTGGAgtggagaagaaagaaggagctgtctttgtgtttgtgtttgataatgCCGCTTCTGTTGTTTCTATGTCCTACTGTTTCATCACTTGATGACCAAG GCAAAGCCTTAATGTCGATAAAGGCCTCGCTGCGCAACGTAGCAAATGTTTTGCTTGACTGGGATGACTTGCACAACCAAGATTTCTGTTCCTGGCGGGGTGTCTTTTGCGATAATGCTAGCTTCTCTGTGCTTTCTCT GAATTTGTCTAATTTGAACCTGGGTGGAGAGATTTCACCAGCCATTGGAGACTTGAGAAATCTTCTATCCGT AGACTTTCAAGGGAATAAGCTAACTGGTCAAATCCCAGATGAAATTGGAAACTGTGTTTCTCTTGAGCATCT GGATTTGTCTGATAATTTGCTGTACGGGGACATACCTTTTTCGATATCTAAGCTTAAGCAGCTTGAGTTTCT GAATTTGAAGAACAATCAGCTCACTGGTCCTATTCCCTCAACATTAACTCAGATACCGAACCTCAAGACCAT TGATCTTGCCCGGAATCAGCTTTCGGGGGACATCCCAAGACTTCTATATTGGAATGAAGTGCTGCAATATCT TGGGTTACGTGGCAATGCATTGACCGGAACACTCTCACCTGATATGTGTCAATTAACTGGCCTGTGGTATTT TGATGTTAGAGGCAATAATCTGACTGGCACAATCCCAGACAGCATTGGGAACTGTACAAGCTTTGAAATCCT GGACATTTCCTACAATCAAATCACCGGTGAGATTCCGTTCAATATTGGTTTCCTACAAGTGGCAACGTT ATCCCTGCAGGGAAATAGGCTTACGGGGAGGATTCCAGAGGTGATTGGTTTAATGCAGGCCCTGGCTGTCCT GGATTTGAGCGAGAATCAGCTTGTTGGGCCCATACCACCAATACTAGGCAACTTGTCATACACTGGAAAACT ATATCTCCATGGCAACAAGCTTACCGGGCCAATTCCTCCAGAGCTTGGCAACATGTCAAAGCTCAGCTACTT GCAATTGAATGATAACAAACTAGTTGGGCAGATTCCGGCTGAACTAGGAAAGCTGGGACAGTTATTTGAATT GAATCTTGCCAACAATGAGTTAGAAGGCCCTATTCCTTCCAACATCAGCTCTTGCACAGCATTGAATCAATT AAATGTACATGGTAATCGCTTAAATGGATCGATCCCATTGGGTTTCCACAATCTAGAGAGTTTGACCTATCT AAATATATCAGCAAACAATTTCAAAGGCTGGGTTCCTGTTGAGCTGGGGCATATTATTAATCTCGATACACT GGATCTATCAGGAAATAATTTCTCTGGTCCAATTCCAGCTTCTGTTGGTGATCTCGAGCATCTTCTCACCCT GAATTTAAGTGGCAATTGTCTTGATGGGCCTATACCAGCAGAATTTCTGAACCTCAGAAGTATACAAATTAT tgATATGTCATTCAATAACCTCTCTGGTAGCATTCCTCCTGAGTTTGGGCAGTTGCAAAATATTGTCACTCT GATTCTGAACAACAACAACTTGTGTGGTGAAATTCCTGATCAACTAACAAATTGTTTCAGTCTAGCCACTTT GAATGTCTCTTACAACAACTTATCAGGCGTTGTACCTCCTATGAGGAACTTCTCACGGTTTTCAGCAGACAG CTTCATTGGAAATCCTTTATTGTGTGGCAACTGGTTGGGATCAATATGCGGACCTTACATGCCAAAATCTAGAG CACTTTTCTCCAGAGCTGCTGTTATTTGTCTGACTCTGGGCCTCATCGCATTATTGTCTATGGTAATAGTTGCTATCTACAAATCCAACCAACCAAAGCTTTTGACAAAGGGATCTATTGGAACTGGGCAAG GTACCCCTAAAATGGTAATTCTTCGCATGGATATGGCTATTCACACCTTTGATGATATAATGAGAATTACTGAGAATTTAAGTGAGAAGTATATGATAGGCTATGGTGCTTCTAGCACAGTATACAAGTGTGCTTTGAAGAATTCCCGACCCATTGCAATTAAGCGACTTTACAACCAGTATCCTAACAACTTACGAGAATTTGAGACTGAGCTTGAAACCATTGGTAGCATCAGACACAGGAATGTGGTCAGCTTGCATGGTTATGCACTGTCTCCCTTTGGGAACCTCCTCTTCTATGACTACATGGAGAACGGTTCTCTGTGGGATATGCTTCATG GATCATCAAAGAAGGTAAAACTTGATTGGGAGACACGATTGAGAATAGCAGTTGGGGCTGCTCAGGGACTTTCCTATCTTCATCATGACTGCAACCCCCGTATTATACACAGGGATGTTAAGTCCTCAAATATCCTGCTGGATGAGAATTTTGAGCCTCGTCTCTCTGATTTTGGGATTGCCAAATGCATCTCTACCTCCAAAACTCATGCATCCACTTATGTTCTTGGAACTATAGGCTACATTGACCCAGAGTATGCCCGAACTTCCCGGCTCAATGAGAAATCCGATGTTTATAGCTTTGGTGTTGTTCTTTTGGAGCTGCTGACTGGGAAGAAGGCAGTGGACAATGAGTCAAACTTGCATCAACTG ATATTGTCAAAGGCAGATAATAACACAGTAATGGAGGCTGTTGACCCTGAGGTTTCTGTAACATGCATGGATTTATCCCATGTCAGGAAGACCTTCCAACTTGCTCTCCTGTGCACGAAGCGGAACCCATCTGAGAGGCCAACCATGCATGAGGTTGCAAGGGTGTTGGTCTCCCTGCTTCCGGCACCTCCCAGAAAAGCCTGTCTTGATCCACCGAAGACCATTGACTATGCTCAATTTGTGATTGACAAAGGACAGCAACAATCAAAAATACAGCAGCAGCAAGTTCAGCACAACAATTCATCTGATGCTCAGTGGCTTGTTCAGTTTGGTGAAGCTATATCTAAGAACACCCTTTGA
- the LOC142613909 gene encoding protein TPX2-like: MEEEDEYLEEFVMEPFVGGEEMDLNYEFDAPQFHDFTLPETDLEAFEAGRWFDSAKTYPPSPFMIKLNWEKGGLVEIITSSDKLRNDERMNYIGNDSDSCTTPKVSATDDNNKDSLSSAQMAQASPKSKTKSPVKSTFSRSSTLMKPTASHLAKQNKPRFQKKLENVDEKGSGSFPVIDNQATKRQKLEAGYLQKVAHLKHQALLLHKVPKKVATIDINYVHTRLKVTIPREPDLATARRAQIHRSKISTGLGEHAESNTHSFKAHPLNRKILEAPSLPPPKKKISPLQEFQVFHLKTSERTTQHTSSNVGSIDNFKFISQNEAMDGKRLNALNQAKCKTINKSKPPPITNKILSRKEKLGVFQNSKQETTVPRELNFSTDKRFPVEPPIELLSKLSLASDAQLNGKSPSRSPLPTKDSKENTPRTFKARKVINLFEEKLQSLGGKQYQCGSYRMIPEVGPQLYINRSTDIC, from the exons atggaggaagAAGATGAATACTTGGAGGAGTTTGTAATGGAACCTTTTGTTGGTGGTGAAGAAATGGATCTCAATTACGAGTTCGATGCGCCTCAGTTCCACGACTTCACTCTGCCTGAGACTGATTTGGAGGCCTTCGAAGCCGGCCGCTGGTTCGATTCCGCAAAAACTTACCCCCCTTCAC CTTTCATGATAAAGTTGAACTGGGAAAAAGGAGGTCTTGTGGAAATTATAACTTCCTCTGATAAATTGAGAAATGATGAACGCATGAATTATATTGGGAATGATTCTGATAGTTGCACAACTCCCAAAGTTTCTGCAACAGATGATAATAACAAAG ATTCACTTAGCAGTGCTCAGATGGCCCAAGCTAGTCCAAAGTCTAAAACAAAGTCCCCTGTCAAGTCAACTTTTTCAAGGAGTTCAACTTTGATGAAACCAACAGCAAGTCATTTGGCCAAGCAGAACAAACCTAGGTTTCAGAAGAAGTTAGAGAATGTTGATGAAAAGGGTTCAGGGAGCTTTCCTGTGATTGACAACCAAGCTACAAAAAGGCAGAAGTTGGAGGCTGGTTACTTACAGAAG GTTGCTCACCTGAAGCATCAAGCTCTTTTGCTTCACAAGGTACCTAAAAAG GTTGCAACCATTGATATTAACTATGTGCATACTAGGCTTAAAGTTACTATTCCTAGAGAACCTGATCTGGCAACAGCACGTAGGGCCCAAATACATAG GTCTAAGATCAGCACAGGGTTGGGTGAGCATGCAGAATCAAATACCCATAGCTTCAAAGCGCACCCCTTGAACAGAAAA ATTCTCGAGGCTCCTTCATTGCCTCctcctaaaaagaaaatatcacCGCTGCAAGAGTTTCAA GTGTTTCACCTGAAGACCTCAGAGAGGACTACGCAACACACATCCAGTAAT GTGGGGAGCAtagataattttaaatttatttctcaAAATGAAGCCATGGACGGTAAAAg GCTAAATGCTTTAAACCAGGCGAAATGCAAAACAATCAACAAATCTAAACCTCCCCCTATTACTAATAag ATACTttcaagaaaagagaaacttggtgTCTTTCAAAATTCCAAACAAGAAACCACAGTCCCAAGG GAACTCAATTTTTCAACCGATAAGAGATTTCCAGTCGAGCCACCGATAGAATTATTAAGCAAG CTCTCCCTAGCATCTGATGCCCAGCTCAATGGGAAATCTCCATCAAGAAGTCCTCTGCCAACTAAG GATTCAAAAGAGAACACACCAAGAACTTTTAAAGCACGCAAG GTGATAAATTTGTTCGAAGAAAAATTGCAGAGTTTGGGTGGGAAGCAGTATCAATGTGGGAGTTACAGGATGATTCCTGAAGTTGGACCACAATTGTACATTAACAG GAGCACAGACATATGCTGA